The following nucleotide sequence is from Bacteroidales bacterium.
TTATAGGGGGGAGTTGTTGGATCGGGTAATTCCTTTTTGGATGTCTCAATCACCTGATGAAAAATTCGGAGGTTATTTCACATGCCTTGACCGTAAGGGCGAGGTGTTCGATACCGATAAATTTATGTGGTTACAAGGACGGCAGGTATGGTTCTTTTCTATGATTTATAACGAAATAGAAAAGAAACAGGAATGGCTGGATATGGCTCTTCTGGGCGCACGGTTCATGCAAAAATATGGAATGGACGAATCAGGGAACTGGTATTTTTCATTGACCAGGGATGGGAAACCGTTGATACAACCCTATAATATTTTTTCGGATTGTTTTGCGGCCATGGGTTTCGGCGAATTATACAAGGCTACAGGAAACGACGAGTACAAAAAAATAGCCCTGTCTACTTTTCAATCCATAAAAAAACGTTCCGGGAATCCTAAAGGCATCTATAATAAAACCTATCCGGGAACACGTCCTTTAAAGGGTTTTTCTTTACCGATGATCCTCTGTAATTTATCCCTGATCCTTGAAGATGTCGTAGGAACTTCTGAAGTAAACGATATGGTGCATCCGTTAATCGATGAAATACTGAATACTTTCTACCAGAAAGATTCCGGGCTGATCCTGGAAAATGTGGCGCCGGACGGCACTTTTGTCGATTGCTTCGAGGGCAGATGCATTAATCCGGGACATATCAATGAATCTACCTGGTTCATGATGGATATAGCAGAAAGATACCATAATCAGGAATTGGCCGGAAAATCAGTGGAAATTTTACTTCGTTCCATTGAGTACGGATGGGATAAGCAATATGGCGGAATTTTTTATTTTAAAGACATCAAAAATCATCCTCCGCAACAACTGGAATGGGATCAGAAACTCTGGTGGGTACATATCGAGACTTTGATAGCCACATTGAAAGGATACAGGCTTACCGGGAATGAGCAATGTCTCTCCTGGTTTCTGAAACTGCATGAGTATACCTGGGAGCATTTCCGGGATAACGATTATCCGGAATGGTACGGTTACCTGAATCGCCAGGGGGCACCGCTTCTGACCCTGAAAGGCGGTAAATGGAAAGGCTGCTTCCATGTTCCGAGGGGACTTTATCAGATATGGAAGACCTTAGAGTCAATTGAGAAGCAAGGGAGTGAAAAACATAAAGAAATGTCGCATATAAGTTGATTGTAATTTAAACTCATGTTAAGGATGAAAAAATTGCCGTGCATTTTAAATTTGAACTTTTCCGGATGGTTGGTCTTTGTTGTTTTGTTTTTATCGCAACAATCTTTTAATGTATTGAAAGCTCAATCTGTTCAACAACAAATAAGAGTTACCGGGAAAGTACATGACAACAATGGGGAGCCTTTACCGGGAGCCAGTATTGTAATTGAAGGAACAACCAGAGGTGTAACAACCGACCTTGACGGTTCATATTTTATTGATGCCCGTCCTCTGGATAAACTTGTATTTTCTTTTGTGGGCTTTGAGCCCCAGTCTATTGCCGTAGGAGATCAGACTTCTATAAATGTCATGCTGCAGGAAAAGCGTGACCAGTTGGAAGAAGTGACAATTGTCGGATATGGTAGCCAAAGAAAGGAAAGTGTAATTGGTGCCATTACTTCGGTTTCGGTCAATGAACTAAGAATGCCAGTTGGTAAAGTGAGTACCAGCCTTGCCGGACAAATGGCCGGAGTGGTGGCGGTTCAACGGTCGGGAGAGCCTGGCGCGGGTGCTGACTTTTGGATTCGTGGGGTAAGCACCTTCGGTACCAACAACAAACCTCTTATTCTGGTAGATGGAATAGAACGTGATCTGGATTTGGTAGATACCGAAGATATTGAAACTTTTTCCATTCTGAAGGATGCCACAGCCACGGCAGTATATGGAGTTAGAGGTGCCAACGGGGTGGTTTTAATTACTACCCGTCGCGGGAAAGAAGGAAAACCTGTTGTAACAGCCCGGGCAGAATTCGGGATATTATCACCCACAAAAATGCCCAAAATGGCAAATGCTGAACAATACATGGACCTTTATAATGATGTATATCGTGAGATAAACGGAGTAGACTTTTACACTCCGGAACTTCGGGCAAAATATTTGAGTGGAGAAGACCCTGATCTGTATCCGAATGTAGATTGGTTAGGTGTTATATATAAAGATGTAGCAACCAGTCAGCGTGTTAACGTGAATGTAACGGGTGGAAGTACAAATATAAGGTATTATGTAGCTGGTTCATATTATAATGAAAACGGTATTTATGATGCTGATAAGGGTGATTATAATCCTTCTATGAGATGGAGTAAATATAATTTCCGTTCAAATGTAGATATTGATTTAAGTAAAAGTACTGTTCTGAATCTGAATTTATCTACTCAGTTTGATATAAAGAACAGGCCTAATTCAAAATCAGGAGGTGTGGATCAGTTGTGGATATATTCTTACCTGACTATTCCCATTGCTATTCCACCGATATATTCGGATGGAACAATTGCAAGACCAATGTCTGCCGGGACCAATCCATACAATACTTTAAATAAAACCGGATATGTACAGGAATTTAACAATAATGCCCAAACACTTGTAGGATTAACCCAGGATTTTTCAGACCTGATCACACCCGGGTTAAAGGCGAATGTTAAATTTTCATGGGACGTAGTCAATTATTCATTAGTGAGTAGGGTACTTAGCCCATCTACATATTATGCAACGGGCAGGGATGCTGATGGTAATCTGATTTTTCACAAGAATAATGATGGCAGTGATTATTTGACTTTCTCAAGAAGCAATACAGGCAGCCGGACTATGTATGTGGAAGCATCCATTACATACGACAGGGTCTTTGCTGAAAAACACAGGGTAGGGGGATTATTCTTATTTAATTTAAGGGAAAATGTCAATAATGTACCATCGGATTATACGACTTCCATTCCCTATCGTAATCTGGGTATTGCAGGTCGGGCCACTTATTCGTATATGGATAAATATTTTATCGAAGGAAACTTCGGGTACAATGGTTCGGAGAATTTTGCACCCGGTCATCAATTTGGTTTCTTCCCATCGATTGCGGTAGGTTATCTGATTAGTAACGAACAGTTTTTTGAACCAATCAGGTCGACGATTAACTTGTTGAAATTGAAAGGATCACATGGTAAAATCGGAAATGATAAAATCGGAGGAGGAAAAAGATTCGCATTTAACTCGGATATGAACGGCTCTGCTGCCGGATGGCAATTCGGACAATCGGGACAAACCAGTTTGACCGGGATTGCAACGGGGTATCCGGGTAATCCGGACGTGGAATGGGAACAATCCATCAAAACAAATATAGGTATTGAAATAGGCTTATATAATCAATTTAAATTACAGGCAGATTATTTTTATGAAAAGAGAGAAAATATCTTTCTTTTACAGGAAAGTGTGCCTTCAGTAGTAGGAGCAAATGTAAATCCATATCTGAACCTTGGAAGGATGAAAAATCAGGGAGTTGATCTGGCGTTGGAATACAACAAACAGTTCAACGAATTTTTTATCTCGGTAAGGGCAAATTTCACTTATAACCGGAACAGGAAACTATATGATGACAAACCTACTCCTTTGATGAAATATCAGGAGCTGGCCGGAAGACCTCTTTATCAGCAATTCGGCTTAGTTGCCCTGGGATATTTCGAATCGGAAGAAGACATTGCCAACAGCCCCGTACAAGGGTTTGGGACTGTCCGCCCAGGAGATGTTAAATTCAGGGATATTAACGGGGATGGAATGGTAAATGCATTAGACCAGATTGCTATCGGATATACCCATGTCCCTGAATTTAATTACGGGTTTGGTGCAAGTGCCATGTGGAAAGGATTCGACCTATCTTTATTTTTCCAAGGTGTAGGAAATGTTACCGGATTCCTGGACGGTTCACCTATCAACGGATTCGAACAAAATGCCGTGATGGGAGGTGTGTTTGCTGATATCGCCGATAAAAGATGGCGGGAACAAAATCCGGATCCTAATGCTGAATATCCGCGTATGGCTCTATCTACAAATCAGAACAACAAGCAATTGGGGACACATAAACAGCGGAATATGAGTTTTATGCGATTAAAGAATGCAGAACTTGGATATACCCTGCCCAAGCAAATCTCAAGCAAGATCAAATTATCCACAGTGAGATTTTACCTGCAGGGAGTGAATTTGTTGACATTTGCTAAATTCGATCTATGGGATCCTGAAATCAATAATTCTCAAGGTTCTGTGTATCCCAACATGCGAATCGTAAATTTGGGCGTTAATCTTAATTTTTAAAAGATAATAAAATGAAACGTTTTCATATAATCACTTTACTTATACTTTGTGTTGTTTCTTTTTCCTGTGAAAAATACTTGGAACCGGAACTGGAAAAGCAACTGACCATAGAAGAAACGTTCAGTAAAAGGACAACTACCGAACGCTATCTGGCACATGTTTATTCTTTTCTTCCGAAAGATTACCATGCAGTGTCAACATGGGGATTTGACCGTGTAACCAGTGCTGTTTCACGATCAGATGAATCTTATTTTTCATGGGTATCGGGTTTGACGTACCTGAACTATAATGATGGTTCCTGGAATCCCACCACTTCGGCATTTCACACCTGGAGCTGGTATTACCAGGGAATTAATCAGTCTACGGTATTCATGAATAATGTATATGATTGTCCTGAATTGGAATTGAGTGATAAAGAGATAATGTATGCAGAAGCTCGTTTTCTGAGGGCTTTTTATTATTTTCTCCTGATACAACAATATGGACCTGTATATATCTGGAAAGATATGGATCCCGATATCAAACTGAAAGGGGAAAACGTAGACAGGCATTCGCTGGATGCGTGTATTGAGTATGTTGTGAATGAGTTCAATGAAGCAGAGGCTTTGTTACGTAAAAATGAAAGATTTGAAATCGCGGAAGAAAAATGGTATGGTAGGGTTACGGTTGGAGCAGTAGCAGCAGCAAAATCAAGATTCCTGTTATATATGGCCCGTCCTCTTTTTAATGGATGTAAATGGTATGTGGGAATGAAAAATTATTATGGAGATTATCTGTTTCCCCAGACTGAAGATCTTTCTAAATGGGATAAAGCAGCCGATGCTGCCTGGGAAGTGATCAAACTGGCCGAGGAAAGAAGCCTTTATCGTTTGTGTCAGAATACAACAGAAGGCAATACATTGAAAAAAGCAATAAAATCTTACCAAAGCATCTATTTCGATAAATGGAATAAAGAGTTGATTTTTGCTTTTTGGCAAGGAAGCGGTTTTGACTGGAATGTGCGTAGTGCTCCTCCAATAGTTCTGAAAGAAGGGTATGGGGGTTATGCTCCTTCGTTAAAACTGGTGGATACCTATCCGATGGCCTTATCAGGCAGATTCCCTATTACAGGGTACAGAGAGGATGGTTCCCCAGTTATTGACACACAGTCAGGTTATGTAGAAGATGGGTTTACCAATTCGTTTGTCCATCCTGCAGATGATGTTACATCTCCTGATTCGCTTCCGGTTCATAACAGTTGCATAGGCAGGGATGCACGTTTCTATGCTTCTATCTTTTTTAATGGCATGGCATGGATATATAACGCAAAAAGTAGTCCTAAATGGGTGACTTTCCACAGCAAAGGAACATCTCCCTATGGAAATACTTCCGGTGACTTTGTGAAAGTAGGATATCTGTTCCGGCGGATGAGTAATCCTGAAAACAATACCGAATCGGGAAGCTGGGGTAATTTCAGCTGGCCTTTTTTCCGGTTGGCGGAATTCTATCTCAATTATGCCGAGGCCTGTAATGAAAAAACAAATAGAAATGAAACAGAAGGGCTTAGATATTGGAACCTGGTAAGGGAACGTGCAGGATTGAATAAAATTGAAGTAGCTTACCCGGAAATCAAAGGGAACAAAGAATTGTTCCGGCAATTATTGCAGAAAGAACGGATGATAGAGCTGGCCTTTGAAAACCATCGTTATTATGATATCCGCACATGGATGATCGCATCGGAAGAAAGTAACGGGAAACGTTATGGGAGGGATCTTACGGCCACTAATTACAAGGATTCGTGGAAACGTACGGACGCCATCTGTACACCTATTGTATGCTTGCCGAAACATCACCTCTTCCCGATTCATCAGGATCAGTTGAGCGAGATGGTGAATATGACACAAAATTATGGATGGTAATAATCACTTAAAATGAAAATAGAAATGAGGCATATATTATTGATTCCCATAACTCTGGTTTTTTTCTTCATATCATGTGAAGACCATCGGCTGGACGATATGGCAAAAGATAAGGTCTATCTGTTAAACTATGACCTGCAGGATGTAACTGTCTATAATTTCGGTGAATACCATAGTGATGTGGTTGCCTGCAAAGGAGGATACGGGGAACAGGGAGCGAATATTTCTTTTGCATTGGATAACGAGATACTGATCAGGTATAACAATACCAACAAAACGCAATACAAATTATTGCCTTCCGACTGTTATGAAATTCCTACAATGGAATTTAAAATGAACCCGGATGATATCAGGTCTGTGATGAAAATCAAATATTTTACAGAAAAGATCAAAGCTTTACCGGAAAGGGACAATTATGTGATTCCCATACAAATGAATGTTTCGGAAGGAATTGAAGTGGATCAGGATAAATTAACCATACTGGTTCGTCCGGTATTCCGTGAACCGTATATCTTCGTCCAAAATTCGGCTTCCGTACAGGAAATCCCGATTAAAGCTTCCGGAGATACCACTACCCATTCATTAATGGTAAGCCTGAATTTCCCCAATTTATCCGATCCGTATGCCTGGGATATTACATATAAATTTTCGGTTGAGCAATCGCTTCTGGATACGTATAATCAGCAAAACGGAACCAATTATAAATTGTTACCGGCAGAAGCGTATTCCCTGAATGAGAGCGAATGGAACATTCCTAAAAAGAAAAATATGAAAACGATCCCGGTTCATTTTTATAAAAAGAAACTGGTAGATGCAAGCAACGCATATCTGTTTGATGACTATTTCCTACCTCTTAAACTTTCCCAGGTTTCCCACTGGGGAATTGATCCGGACCAAAACATCCAACTGATACATATTCCTTTTTATCCTGCAGCTTTTGATGCGACTAACTGGATTGTACTCGATTGGAATTCGGATATTACTATGGATGCGGAATATGAATCTTTGGGAATGGTTCCATATAAAATGCTGACCGGTGAAGGTTGGCGATCGAAATGGGCGCCACCGGCTCAGTTTCCATACTATTTTATTTTTGATATGAGAACATCAAAAACAGTTACGGGAATCCGTTTTACTTTTCCGGATGAAAGCTGGAGAGGACGCTTAAAGAAAGGAT
It contains:
- a CDS encoding AGE family epimerase/isomerase produces the protein MSDLYSYVHLYRGELLDRVIPFWMSQSPDEKFGGYFTCLDRKGEVFDTDKFMWLQGRQVWFFSMIYNEIEKKQEWLDMALLGARFMQKYGMDESGNWYFSLTRDGKPLIQPYNIFSDCFAAMGFGELYKATGNDEYKKIALSTFQSIKKRSGNPKGIYNKTYPGTRPLKGFSLPMILCNLSLILEDVVGTSEVNDMVHPLIDEILNTFYQKDSGLILENVAPDGTFVDCFEGRCINPGHINESTWFMMDIAERYHNQELAGKSVEILLRSIEYGWDKQYGGIFYFKDIKNHPPQQLEWDQKLWWVHIETLIATLKGYRLTGNEQCLSWFLKLHEYTWEHFRDNDYPEWYGYLNRQGAPLLTLKGGKWKGCFHVPRGLYQIWKTLESIEKQGSEKHKEMSHIS
- a CDS encoding TonB-dependent receptor, which gives rise to MKKLPCILNLNFSGWLVFVVLFLSQQSFNVLKAQSVQQQIRVTGKVHDNNGEPLPGASIVIEGTTRGVTTDLDGSYFIDARPLDKLVFSFVGFEPQSIAVGDQTSINVMLQEKRDQLEEVTIVGYGSQRKESVIGAITSVSVNELRMPVGKVSTSLAGQMAGVVAVQRSGEPGAGADFWIRGVSTFGTNNKPLILVDGIERDLDLVDTEDIETFSILKDATATAVYGVRGANGVVLITTRRGKEGKPVVTARAEFGILSPTKMPKMANAEQYMDLYNDVYREINGVDFYTPELRAKYLSGEDPDLYPNVDWLGVIYKDVATSQRVNVNVTGGSTNIRYYVAGSYYNENGIYDADKGDYNPSMRWSKYNFRSNVDIDLSKSTVLNLNLSTQFDIKNRPNSKSGGVDQLWIYSYLTIPIAIPPIYSDGTIARPMSAGTNPYNTLNKTGYVQEFNNNAQTLVGLTQDFSDLITPGLKANVKFSWDVVNYSLVSRVLSPSTYYATGRDADGNLIFHKNNDGSDYLTFSRSNTGSRTMYVEASITYDRVFAEKHRVGGLFLFNLRENVNNVPSDYTTSIPYRNLGIAGRATYSYMDKYFIEGNFGYNGSENFAPGHQFGFFPSIAVGYLISNEQFFEPIRSTINLLKLKGSHGKIGNDKIGGGKRFAFNSDMNGSAAGWQFGQSGQTSLTGIATGYPGNPDVEWEQSIKTNIGIEIGLYNQFKLQADYFYEKRENIFLLQESVPSVVGANVNPYLNLGRMKNQGVDLALEYNKQFNEFFISVRANFTYNRNRKLYDDKPTPLMKYQELAGRPLYQQFGLVALGYFESEEDIANSPVQGFGTVRPGDVKFRDINGDGMVNALDQIAIGYTHVPEFNYGFGASAMWKGFDLSLFFQGVGNVTGFLDGSPINGFEQNAVMGGVFADIADKRWREQNPDPNAEYPRMALSTNQNNKQLGTHKQRNMSFMRLKNAELGYTLPKQISSKIKLSTVRFYLQGVNLLTFAKFDLWDPEINNSQGSVYPNMRIVNLGVNLNF
- a CDS encoding RagB/SusD family nutrient uptake outer membrane protein; amino-acid sequence: MKRFHIITLLILCVVSFSCEKYLEPELEKQLTIEETFSKRTTTERYLAHVYSFLPKDYHAVSTWGFDRVTSAVSRSDESYFSWVSGLTYLNYNDGSWNPTTSAFHTWSWYYQGINQSTVFMNNVYDCPELELSDKEIMYAEARFLRAFYYFLLIQQYGPVYIWKDMDPDIKLKGENVDRHSLDACIEYVVNEFNEAEALLRKNERFEIAEEKWYGRVTVGAVAAAKSRFLLYMARPLFNGCKWYVGMKNYYGDYLFPQTEDLSKWDKAADAAWEVIKLAEERSLYRLCQNTTEGNTLKKAIKSYQSIYFDKWNKELIFAFWQGSGFDWNVRSAPPIVLKEGYGGYAPSLKLVDTYPMALSGRFPITGYREDGSPVIDTQSGYVEDGFTNSFVHPADDVTSPDSLPVHNSCIGRDARFYASIFFNGMAWIYNAKSSPKWVTFHSKGTSPYGNTSGDFVKVGYLFRRMSNPENNTESGSWGNFSWPFFRLAEFYLNYAEACNEKTNRNETEGLRYWNLVRERAGLNKIEVAYPEIKGNKELFRQLLQKERMIELAFENHRYYDIRTWMIASEESNGKRYGRDLTATNYKDSWKRTDAICTPIVCLPKHHLFPIHQDQLSEMVNMTQNYGW
- a CDS encoding DUF1735 domain-containing protein, with the protein product MRHILLIPITLVFFFISCEDHRLDDMAKDKVYLLNYDLQDVTVYNFGEYHSDVVACKGGYGEQGANISFALDNEILIRYNNTNKTQYKLLPSDCYEIPTMEFKMNPDDIRSVMKIKYFTEKIKALPERDNYVIPIQMNVSEGIEVDQDKLTILVRPVFREPYIFVQNSASVQEIPIKASGDTTTHSLMVSLNFPNLSDPYAWDITYKFSVEQSLLDTYNQQNGTNYKLLPAEAYSLNESEWNIPKKKNMKTIPVHFYKKKLVDASNAYLFDDYFLPLKLSQVSHWGIDPDQNIQLIHIPFYPAAFDATNWIVLDWNSDITMDAEYESLGMVPYKMLTGEGWRSKWAPPAQFPYYFIFDMRTSKTVTGIRFTFPDESWRGRLKKGYFEVSSDNENWTRILDWTRPSNTPRVNEYDVDPADRLEGRYLKFVITEATEYFNGDANQGAQLDIQRLEIIGFE